tattttcaatcaaGAAAATCTTAGTTAGGGTCGTCGACATTCACTATCCCTTCACAAAAGTTTGACCAACAGCAAAAAGATTATCTTGTCTTAAAAGTTGTCTTTTATTTTACAGCACATTCATCAGTGCCTTCCGAGAAAAGTGGTAAGAAGCAGAGCGTGCGTGGATCTGGTCGAGCGCGGGAAAAGGAAGAAAATGTGACGTCATACACTCAGTTGTCGCCGCTGCAATATTCTGCGAGACGTCGTCAATAAAAGTCAATGGCCATGTTAGGGCACTGGGGCAATATTAGGAAAAGAAGAGGATGATGCATTTAAAATAGTTGTAGTGTTGAAAAGTCCTACAGGAAAGTCATTCGCAAAATAACGTAACATCGTCTTTTGTAACGTTAGTCGGGTAAAAGAatcctaattattttttaaccagGCCAGAAGTTAACCATATTGAATTTGTGTCATAAAAGAGTCAATGAAATAACATTCCCTCTGCAAAGGTTTTCTTGTGGACTGAATAATTAGCAAGACTTGAACAATTTGTAACAATTATTCTAAAGTAAAAACAAGTGAAATgttaacagatttttatttttctggcctatttacataacattttctCCTTTTTGGGAAATCACAAATTGTAGTAACATATAGAACATTACACAAAATGCCAgttgttgaataaaaaaaccCTGCCATTAAGACAAGCATTCATTTAtgcctataaataaaatttggtacataatgtggtacctacataatacatACCAATTATGAGCAGAAACAACagttaagtttataattataacatatgaataaacagtataatatttatgttcaatCACTATCACTATCAATGATCACTGTTTTAGCTATCTTTGACTTTGATTCACCACTGGCATTAGACTTGCGTTTCTTCACTTCAACTACTTCAGTCTTATTATCTACTGGCTCATAATTATGAGACGGACGAGTTTccaaattaaaactataatattttcttataggCATATTCAAAATGAAACTATCATCTTCCATTGCATCCATATTGGGACCAATTTTGATATAACTTATAGTAGAATAGGCAGTGAAATGGAAATCTTCAACAAGATAATTACCTATTAACAAAAAGGCTATAACGTCTTCACCAATACTCCTTGATATACTAGGCTCTTTGCCCTTATGCCTAAGGTTCACTGGGCCTTTTAAAAACCAAGCATCAAGTAGTTTCTGAGCTGTCAACTTGACATCTTGTTTCTCGGCTCCTTCAATAATACTGgctattgttttacaaaaagcTTTAACATTCAACTCTTTAGTACTTATACTAGGGCTGGAACAGACATCACACATCTTGTTACAGTCTGAGTCACCCCAGGTCTCATCAAAATGCTCAGCTATCAACAGTCTTCTGCATAAAGAACCATTGAGACAGTATTTCACCATTCCATAGAGATGGTCCAAGCTGCCAACATTAGAGAACACCATTGTACTGACTTTGAAAACATCCTGCATTCTGTATAATGTCACACATTCTGCGTATTGGCCATCCCTGCCTGCTCTCCCACTCTCTTGGTAATAGTTCTCCATAGATTTGCTTATAGTGTGATGTATAACAAATCTAACATCTGGTTTGTCTATCCCCATGCCAAAAGCAACAGTTGCTATTATAGCTTGGTATTGTTTTTCGTGCCATTTGAGATGGACCTTTGACCTTTGAGCTGCTTCTAAGTTAGCATGGTAACAGCCAACTCTTAACCCTCTCTTATTCAATCCATTAGTGACATCCTCACAATCTTTGATACTGTTTGTGTACACAATACCACTCTCGTTCTTATATCTACCTTTTAATAATTTCTCTAATATATTGATACAGTCCTCTTGTGATGTGGGCTTTTCcagtattttgtaaaacaaattaggTCTGTTAAATGTTGATTTGATAAGTAAGCAGCCAGGAATGTTTAAGATTTTCTGTACATCAGATAAAACATGTGCTGTGGCAGTTGCAGTTAACCCTAATATGGGAACATTTGGAAACATGTTAGATAAAATACCCAAGTACTTATAATCTGGTCTGAAGTCATGTCCCCACTGAGAACAACAATGTACTTCATCTATTGCTATTCTTTGCAGCCTGCCATCAGCGTGACATTTCTGCAAGTTTGACATAAACCTTTTACTTTTTGCAAATCTTTCAGGAGTAGCATAGATcagtttaatttttgttttttcatcTTTAAGTGCGTTTAAAGCCTGCGTTGTGTCTTCCTTGGGGCTGGAGCTTGAGATTAACATGGCGGGTATGTTTCTTTTCGTCAAAGATCTCACTTGGTCTTCCATCAATGATACTAGAGGGGAGACTACTACTGTAATGCCAGGTTTAACTAGTGCCGGGAGCTGGTAGCAGAGACTTTTACCTGCTCCTGTAGGCATAACTACTATCGCATGTTGACCGGCCAACGTAGAATTTATTGCACTTAACTGTTTGGGTCTAAAGTTGTCAATCTTGAACACATTCTTCAACGTTTTGTTCACTTCGTCGGACCACTCGTAAGTAGTCCCCGCCCAGTCTACGCTGGCTAGGCTATCTGATTTAAGCTTGTTTATAGAGTTTTTAAGTGAAGTTTTCTTTTCGTGAAGGACTCGCTGCCGATTCTTCCATTTAGCTATCTCCGCATCGACTTTACTTATTTCCTTGTCAACATTTTTAAGCTCCTCTTCAAGATCTTTAACAGTTTTCATTTTTTCAATTCACTTTTTAAGTCAaattgcaatatatttattgaattcgAAGATCTCACCCAACCGGTACAATAATATTGATTGACATAAAATGGCATTGATGACATTTTAACACTGTCAGTCAACATTAATATGACAGACTAGGGTAGCCCCCTATGGCTAGAAGGGGTCGTAGCCGAATCTATTTTGGGGGTCATGCTATAAAAATTATAGGTGATTTCGATTTTAATTCTAAATTCGTTTTGATTAGcgattaatttaataataggaaggtattagaatatttttatgtattattatttattattattattatcagcctgtatcgtcccactgctgggcaaaggcctcccccatagctcTCCACTGCAAACGATCTCCGGCGGTCTGTACCCAATCTGCGTTATAGGAGTCCAGCTCGTCTCTCCATCTTTTACGTGGTCTACCTCTCCGCCGCCTTCCAGTGGGCGGGGTCCACTTCGTCGTTATTTTGGCCCATGAGTCATCCGGCATTCGACATACGTGGCCCGCCCAGTTCCACTTCAGCTTGGCAGCCGTTTCAGCTACGTCTGCTATTTTAGTTTTGGAGCGCAGTGTCGTGTTTCTGACCCTGTCTACAAGCCGTACACCCAGTATGCTGCGCTCCATGGCTCGCTGGCAGACCTTGAGCCTGGACCTCTGGATGGATGTTAAAGACCAAGTCTGTGCGCCGTAGGTGAGTATAGGAAGTATGCACATATCCATGAGCTTACGCTTCATGCTGATTGGAAGTTTGCCTTTCATAAGATGTTTCATAGCCTTGCATTCTTTTTCTTGTCGAGCCTGGAAGGAGACTATTGGCCCTAAGTATGTAAACTCATGGACATATGCAACCTGTTCTCCGTTCACTTCAACTCTACGTCTTACGCTATTTGTCATGAGCTTGGTCTTCGACATATTCATCTTTAGTCCATTATGTACTTTAtgtattagtttaaaaaaattgctttgGTAACACTCGTAACcattatattgattatattcATCGTTCGATTCTGCGTGTGTATGCTATATTATCGTCCCTTCTAATCCAGGTACTGTTCCGTACATTTCGTTCCTCTGAGGTCGTATCCTAACATGACTCAGATCTTGGCCCAAACGCTTGCGACATAGCAACGATTATCTAATGGAACGTGCCTGTACCAATAAACAATCACGACCTATAAGAGTTGCTATAATATTGGCTGCTTGCCGTACTAACGACGATGATATCGTTTGTGTCGAAGGATAACTTGGTACAAGTCAAtgtatttgaattttttatcTCTCCTTAACCGTACTTTAGACTTCCTTTGGGTAATCTGAGTGAAATTGCCCATGTCAATAGCGTATGATCGTACTTATGTAATATACAATTGGTAAGTATTTGGTTAGCTGGGGGCTAGTGATATGAGCTGTAGGAACTCGCTTTTGTTCCTTATTCGTCTGTTTACGGTTATTATTCTCAAATAATGTGGCCTATAGTTCTGATTATAATAACGTGAGTGGTTTTTGCAACGATATACTTAatcaaatttacataattttcgtCAATGGAACAAtctaactttattattatagcttGTTCTCAGTTTACAATAGTGAGATTGCAGTTCTTATTCTTGCAAGGGGTGGTTCCAAAGGAGTGCGTTTGAAGAATTTACGGGAAGTAGGTGGAATCGGTTTATTAAGTCGCGCAATAGAGGCCGCTAAGACTGCTGGCTTTGAGGAT
Above is a genomic segment from Anticarsia gemmatalis isolate Benzon Research Colony breed Stoneville strain chromosome 8, ilAntGemm2 primary, whole genome shotgun sequence containing:
- the LOC142974638 gene encoding ATP-dependent DNA helicase Q1-like, with amino-acid sequence MKTVKDLEEELKNVDKEISKVDAEIAKWKNRQRVLHEKKTSLKNSINKLKSDSLASVDWAGTTYEWSDEVNKTLKNVFKIDNFRPKQLSAINSTLAGQHAIVVMPTGAGKSLCYQLPALVKPGITVVVSPLVSLMEDQVRSLTKRNIPAMLISSSSPKEDTTQALNALKDEKTKIKLIYATPERFAKSKRFMSNLQKCHADGRLQRIAIDEVHCCSQWGHDFRPDYKYLGILSNMFPNVPILGLTATATAHVLSDVQKILNIPGCLLIKSTFNRPNLFYKILEKPTSQEDCINILEKLLKGRYKNESGIVYTNSIKDCEDVTNGLNKRGLRVGCYHANLEAAQRSKVHLKWHEKQYQAIIATVAFGMGIDKPDVRFVIHHTISKSMENYYQESGRAGRDGQYAECVTLYRMQDVFKVSTMVFSNVGSLDHLYGMVKYCLNGSLCRRLLIAEHFDETWGDSDCNKMCDVCSSPSISTKELNVKAFCKTIASIIEGAEKQDVKLTAQKLLDAWFLKGPVNLRHKGKEPSISRSIGEDVIAFLLIGNYLVEDFHFTAYSTISYIKIGPNMDAMEDDSFILNMPIRKYYSFNLETRPSHNYEPVDNKTEVVEVKKRKSNASGESKSKIAKTVIIDSDSD